From one Anopheles cruzii chromosome 3, idAnoCruzAS_RS32_06, whole genome shotgun sequence genomic stretch:
- the LOC128274840 gene encoding cell cycle checkpoint control protein RAD9A — MNFTIIGGNVKLLARTVNSFSKVGNELYLDATPDGLELKTVNSTNTAYAAALFERDFFLSYSNATGTGTPDDYCCKVSVRPLLRIFKNITKIQSCDVCLNVAQSKLVFQFRCKSEAVKTREICLLEDENINSLRLQQSFTSQIVGNNKVFSSILIHLHNSVQEIAFDFKPDKTLVSNHVDDDQHDRSSLRSTLTIHSSSFLSYKLDQPVHLIFCYKEFKSLSLFGAFSKLNIEMSFSQPGAPLMLEMKKPGLVQVKFIMGTMMPSARPARAQRRKVTEQSVARTATADINTASSNLSDNVSRASNGGINHSPKEIPAANEDDRGPAAPAVLPAANDVGRAADGPTKAPERPKPNSEALFNTEQLPFLDGLDAPTPSLDAGAGPSTRSSVVSVRPSVNALLLDDDDASLDLAAVEALSRRASAVPPRKRHKLLHGVQPDAADPSEAHPAEISIVPVSPEVIEERRRKQAKMRHIFRRCFEPTFDPNNGMGCSQMLAGKSDSEEDS, encoded by the exons ATGAACTTCACGATTATTGGCGGTAATGTGAAAT TACTGGCCCGAACCGTGAACAGCTTTTCAAAAGTCGGCAACGAACTGTACCTCGATGCGACTCCGGACGGCTTGGAGTTGAAAACGGTCAATTCCACCAACACGGCATACGCGGCCGCACTGTTTGAGCGTGACTTCTTCCTCAGCTACAGCAAtgcgaccggcaccggcactccGGATGACTACTGCTGCAAGGTGTCGGTGCGCCCGTTGTTGAGAATCTTTAAAAACATAACCAAA ATCCAAAGTTGCGACGTATGCTTGAATGTCGCTCAATCGAAGCTGGTTTTTCAGTTCCGGTGCAAGAGTGAGGCAGTGAAGACGCGCGAAATCTGTCTGCTCGAAGACGAAAATATCAATTCCCTCCGTTTGCAGCAATCGTTTACCAGTCAAATCGTGGGCAATAATAAGGTGTTTTCGAGCATCCTAATCCATCTGCACAACTCGGTGCAGGAGATAGCGTTCGATTTCAAGCCGGACAAAACGTTGGTGTCTAACCACGTGGACGACGATCAGCACGATCGGTCTTCGTTGCGGTCGACGCTCACCATTCACTCGTCCTCCTTTCTATCCTACAAGCTCGATCAACCGGTACACCTGATCTTCTGCTACAAGGAATTCAAATCCCTCAGCTTGTTCGGAGCGTTTAGCAAGCTAAACATTGAAATGAGTTTCTCGCAGCCCGGAGCACCGTTGATGTTGGAGATGAAAAAGCCTGGCCTAGTGCAGGTAAAGTTTATCATGGGCACGATGATGCCATCGGCACGGCCGGCACGAGCGCAACGACGGAAGGTCACCGAGCAATCGGTCGcccgcaccgccaccgcagaCATCAATACCGCCAGCTCGAACCTGTCGGACAACGTTTCGCGGGCATCCAACGGGGGCATCAATCATTCCCCCAAAGAGATTCCGGCAGCGAACGAAGACGACCGGGgtccagcagcgccagcagtgCTGCCGGCAGCGAACGACGTCGGTCGTGCTGCGGATGGCCCTACCAAGGCCCCCGAACGACCCAAACCAAATTCAGAAGCCTTGTTTAACACCGAACAACTTCCATTCCTCGATGGCTTAGACGCTCCGACGCCGAGCCTCGATGCGGGCGCAGGCCCATCCACTAGATCTTCGGTAGTTTCCGTGCGGCCATCAGTGAacgcgctgctgctcgatgatgatgatgcgtcTCTGGACCTAGCAGCAGTGGAGGCTCTCAGCAGGAGGGCCTCTGCGGTACCACCCCGGAAACGTCACAAACTGCTGCATGGAGTGCAGCCCGATGCGGCGGACCCCAGCGAGGCACATCCTGCCGAAATTTCGATCGTGCCCGTGTCACCGGAAGTGATCGAGGAAAGGAGACGCAAGCAAGCGAAAATGCGCCACATCTTCCGGCGCTGTTTCGAGCCGACGTTCGACCCGAACAACGGTATGGGATGTAGTCAAATGTTGGCCGGGAAATCCGATTCCGAAGAGGACTCTTAG
- the LOC128272826 gene encoding 3-oxoacyl-[acyl-carrier-protein] reductase FabG-like — MDFTGKVVLITGASSGIGEGTAIYFAKFGASLALTGRNEANLKKVGEACEALSKSAPLLLVADVTKEQDNQRVLDQIVAKYGKLDVLVNNAGIIGSGSIESTSMQQYDELMNTNVRAVYHLTMLATPLLVKTKGNIVNLSSVAGNRSFPGILAYSLSKAAIDQFTRCTALELAPKQVRVNAVNPGVIVTDIHKRGGMDEEAYAAFLKKCEQTHALGRPGVPEEVAATIAFLASDGASFITGVTLNVDGGRHAMCPR, encoded by the exons ATGGATTTTACGGGAAAAGTGGTTCTCATCACTGGAGCATCGTCGGGTATTGGTGAAGGAACCGCGATCTATTTTGCCAAATTCGGTGCTTCGCTCGCTTTAACGGGACGGAACGAGGCGAACCTAAAGAAGGTAGGCGAAGCCTGTGAAGCCCTATCGAAGAGCGCCCCGCTGTTGCTCGTTGCCGACGTTACGAAGGAGCAAGACAACCAGCGGGTTCTCGACCAGATCGTGGCCAAGTACGGGAAACTGGACGTTCTGGTCAACAATGCCGGCATTATCGGGagcggatcgatcgaaagcACGAGCATGCAGCAATACGACGAACTGATGAACACCAACGTACGTGCTGTGTACCACTTGACCATGCTGGCCACCCCGCTGCTGGTGAAGACGAAGGGAAACATTGTGAACTTATCGAGTGTGGCCGGTAACCGTTCGTTCCCGGGAATACTGGCGTACAGCTTGTCGAAGGCAGCGATCGATCAGTTCACTCGCTGTACCGCCCTGGAACTGGCCCCGAAACAGGTGCGCGTGAACGCCGTCAACCCAG GTGTGATCGTCACCGACATTCACAAACGCGGCGGAATGGATGAGGAAGCATATGCGGCGTTCCTTAAGAAATGCGAACAAACGCACGCCCTTGGGCGGCCAGGGGTCCCTGAAGAAGTCGCAGCAACGATTGCCTTTCTCGCGTCGGATGGCGCCAGTTTCATTACGGGCGTCACCCTGAACGTAGACGGTGGCAGACACGCGATGTGTCCGCGGTAG
- the LOC128272827 gene encoding 3-oxoacyl-[acyl-carrier-protein] reductase FabG-like — protein MNLAGKVVLITGASSGIGAAAAQKFAQLGASLALTGRKVDNLNDVAKKCTGTAGAPFVVPGDISNEADTERVLKATIEKYGKLDVLVNNAGIIETGTIETTSLEQFDRVMNTNIRAVYHLTMLAVPHLIATKGNVVNVSSVNGIRSFPGVLAYNISKMSVDQFTRCVALELAAKGVRVNCVNPGVTVTNLHKRGGMDEQTYAKFLEHSKNTHAMGRPGQASEVADAIVFLASDSSSFITGASLPVDGGRHAMCPR, from the coding sequence ATGAATCTAGCCGGCAAAGTGGTTCTCATCACCGGTGCCAGCAGCGGCATcggggcggcggcagcgcaAAAGTTTGCCCAACTCGGAGCATCGCTAGCGTTGACCGGACGCAAGGTGGACAATCTGAACGatgtggccaaaaagtgtACCGGAACCGCAGGGGCGCCGTTCGTTGTACCGGGAGACATTAGCAACGAAGCCGACACGGAGCGTGTGCTGAAGGCCACGATCGAGAAATATGGCAAGCTGGATGTGCTGGTCAACAATGCGGGTATCATCGAAACGGGTACGATCGAGACGACAAGCTTGGAGCAGTTCGATCGCGTGATGAACACCAACATCCGGGCGGTGTACCATCTGACGATGCTGGCCGTCCCGCACCTGATCGCCACGAAGGGTAACGTCGTGAATGTGTCCAGCGTGAACGGAATCCGATCGTTCCCGGGCGTGCTGGCGTACAACATCTCGAAGATGTCCGTAGATCAGTTCACGCGATGCGTTGCCCTCGAGCTGGCCGCCAAGGGTGTGCGCGTGAACTGCGTCAATCCGGGTGTGACGGTAACGAATCTGCACAAACGTGGCGGGATGGACGAGCAAACGTACGCCAAGTTCCTGGAGCACTCCAAGAACACCCATGCGATGGGTCGCCCGGGCCAGGCTTCCGAGGTGGCCGACGCGATCGTGTTCCTAGCGAGTGACTCATCGTCCTTCATTACCGGTGCCAGCTTGCCGGTGGATGGTGGACGTCATGCCATGTGCCCCCGCTAA